In one Candidatus Poribacteria bacterium genomic region, the following are encoded:
- the sppA gene encoding signal peptide peptidase SppA, with product MKKRRVYIILGTIIALFFLLLILRSIGSNVSLGEKVAVVDITGIISRSDATIKLIHTYRDDPGIKAIVVRIDSPGGSVAPVQEIYSELQKIEKPIVASMGGSAASGGYYVACAADTIFANPGTLTGSIGVIMQFTQLKGLYDKIGLGHQVIKSGDFKDTGSPFRDLTEQERAVLQSTVDDVYNQFVDTIFEARGDLLTRDEIVKLADGRIYSGNQALDSKLLDQLGNLPDAIKTAGELAGIEGKPKVVRKEKKTSLLEQLTGIQQIPPLNEMFSPPGVTFRYEMHLGK from the coding sequence ATGAAAAAAAGACGAGTTTACATTATTTTAGGAACTATCATCGCGTTGTTCTTTTTGCTGCTGATTTTACGGTCGATAGGCAGCAACGTGTCACTCGGAGAGAAGGTCGCAGTCGTAGACATTACGGGTATTATCTCCCGATCAGATGCCACGATTAAACTCATTCACACCTACCGCGATGATCCGGGTATCAAAGCAATTGTGGTTAGAATCGACTCCCCCGGCGGCAGTGTCGCCCCCGTCCAAGAGATTTACAGCGAATTGCAGAAGATAGAAAAACCGATAGTCGCTTCTATGGGAGGCAGTGCCGCATCTGGCGGTTATTACGTCGCGTGCGCCGCTGACACAATCTTCGCAAACCCCGGCACCTTAACAGGTAGCATCGGCGTTATTATGCAATTCACACAACTAAAAGGTTTGTATGACAAAATCGGTTTAGGGCATCAGGTCATTAAAAGCGGCGACTTTAAAGATACAGGTTCACCTTTCCGTGATTTGACCGAGCAGGAGCGGGCAGTCCTCCAATCCACTGTAGACGATGTTTACAATCAATTTGTGGATACAATCTTCGAGGCTCGCGGGGATTTATTAACGCGCGACGAAATTGTTAAACTCGCAGATGGACGCATTTACTCTGGAAATCAGGCATTAGATTCAAAGTTGCTAGACCAACTCGGCAACCTCCCGGATGCAATTAAAACCGCTGGAGAGTTAGCAGGTATTGAAGGTAAACCCAAGGTTGTTCGTAAGGAGAAAAAAACCTCACTACTTGAACAACTCACCGGTATTCAACAGATACCCCCTTTGAATGAAATGTTCAGTCCTCCCGGTGTCACCTTTCGTTATGAAATGCACCTTGGCAAATAG